The genomic DNA TTGTGCTGCAAAGCTCagatgtgcattcttttttgttttactttggcCCATGCTCTAATGCCCAccaattaaaaaacaatttacCGTACATTTTAATTGAAATATAAAGTTTTGACAAGGCATGTGTACCCTAGCTTCAATAGCTCCATTCAAACTGATGTTCTGTGtagtttttcaatgtttaacaTGGCCAAACAATtacttttcaacattttcacctgcagtttcctcttcctctttctcccaCATTTTAGAAAATTCCTTCCTTCCACCCAAAAAGTGTGACTGGAGGGAGGGAATTCCTGCTGCATGCTACTGAGTTCAACAGGGTGgagctaagtgtgtgtgtgtgtgtgtgtgtgtgtgtgtgtgtgtgtgtgtgtgtgtgtgtgtgtgtgtgtgtgtgtgtgtgtgtgtgtgtgtgtaaggagcAGGAGAGAGTAGCAAACTGTTAGGTTCACTGCAATATATGCAACAAATCTCAACTAGCTAAATCTCAATGGCATGCCCTATGCAAACATTACAGACCTGTAATGTGTATGCCTGAGATAAACACTGGCTATTTGCAAGCCtacattcacttttttaaatactttccCACATGAATACTGTTGAACAGTCTGCATGCCTCAACGTATCAGAATATCATCACATTCGCATGGAATAGAATTgaagaaaataatgtaaaatgctATAAATACCCTTTATTAATGTATACGTTCTATCAATTATCATCAAGCAAACACAGAGGTCACAAAATTAAATATCTGTATGATTGTTGTCGTTATTGAGGCAGGGCACAATAAACACTCTGGGGGGGTTGATGGTGAAGCAAGATTTATGTCAAACTTATGTGGGAAATCCTCTTTTCCAAATCCACCTCTGTTTGTTAAGTCTCAGCTTGCTTAACACTTTTTCGCAATGTGtgaactgtcaaaaaaaaaaaatccaacgtATCCTCATTCCCATTCTTACTCCAGTCACCGGCGGATGTCGTTCAGGGAGGTGAGTCTGCTCCCAAAAAGCAGCTCCTCGTAGGTCAGCAGCTGACGCAGGAAGTTTATGTTGGGTGCCGTGCAGGCCCTCCTGTCTTTCAACCAGCGCAGGGCATGAAGCAGTGACCAGCGTCGATGCTCCATGAGGAAGGCCAGCGTTAGTGCTGAGCTGCGACTCCTGCCCATACTACAGTGGACAAGAACACGGCCAGCAGGATCAGCCATCAGGGCTGAGTTGATGAACCTGGATGCCAGTGGAAGTGCCTTCAGCAAGTCCTGCTGGGCATCATCGCTCAGACACAGCTTCAAGTAGCACAGCGTGTTGGGGAAAGCATCAGGGCAGTTGGCAGTGGCATTGACCACATGAGTGATGTGTAGATTCTTGATAATGCGGAAGTTAGAGGCCTGGGAGGCAGAGCCCTGGTAGAGAGCTTCTTCCAGGATCTCTGAGGGGTAGATGGTGAGGGTGTGCCGCTCAGGTTCCAGCAGGACCATACGTGGTGTGCAGAGGAAAGGATAGAGGGCATGGAAGGCTGAGAATCCCCCCAGCAGGATGACAGGGTCCATTCCCAAACCACTGAGCTGGAAGAAACAGCGCTGGAGGTCTGGGGAGTCTGTCGTGGCCTTTACACTGCCCACTGAAATAGGCACAGAAACACATAGAAACAATCATAGTGACAAAACATAGACAGCGATAATAAGTCAATACAGAGCCAGGTAGATGTCAACAAGACTAATACCCCTTTCACACCAATGGCTCAACCAGGTTTATACCCAGgttgactgtgtgtttgaatgggTTAACCCTCCTCGATCTACTTGGCTTCACAACCCAGGTCGCCAGGTGGGTTGGATCAGGGTATGACAAGGGTCGATTTCAATGTGAATTGTGCACGACCTGGGTCGCTAACAGCTGGACGAATTATATGATTGGTTGGAAATGACAGTGGGGCAGTCTTCACAGGTCGCCACTTATGTTCACCGCACACTAGTCTCACTGTGCTTTACACTGGGTTttcaccatagacagtataaaaCCAGGATTTTCACAGGCAGCTTTAACAACAGCAGAGCAGAGCGGTTCAATTCATTTCCGACCAGTCCACTGACAGTGAGTGCCTGGATGTTCACTAGTCTGCCTTTTGCAGAGCGGTAGCAGAGTTTTACTGCCTGTAAAAACTCAGCATTAGAACGTAAACATATGAAAATAAGTTTTGTATAAATTTCTCGGCACCGCCACTCTTACTCCCTTCTCTGGCACGAGACCCCCGACTGCAGACTGCAGTTCAGTGCGGTGAGAAATCAGTCTGCACAAAATCATCTGAGAAGTGTTTGATGGttgtgctttagaacataaTCGCTgcgaaacaaacacaaaataagctttatttctccctactgtacaatgacaaattcaagtaGCTACTAAACATTAGTTCTTGTGGCATACAGCTGGATTGGAGTATGTGACAAGTTagctgttcactgaatatgacatgtaaagccccgcccatttctagCACTTAAGGTAATTGTTATGCATTGCTCCCGGGTTGTGACCCAGGTGATCTCTGAATTGTCATGATGACCAGGGATATACCCAtgttgactggcttggtttgaatttcgAAAAGGAGGGTTAAACACTGATTCGACAACACTGGCCCAAACCTGGTAGGTGGTGTAAAAGAGGTATAAGAGTATACAGccattagaggtgtgaatcttcacttctcccgattcgattcgattacgattatcatgtcagcgattcaattcgattcgatatctcgatgcatcacgatgcgtcaaatacatttttctattaaagccatataggatatttaattcatagcttttcaagcttcaaaaacaaaacattctgcagtgctctaatactaaataacttggatacataaaactacagcactgagcacatggcacttcctgaatgtgcaaaacttaacagaatatgtaaacagaaatattgttaggcatacattaaattgtaaacagaaataattgaTTATGGCCCGGGCCGATTAttgatgcagcatcgtccatgtccacgattccatgcatcgattatttgattaatttcaacacctctaacaGCCATGCTATTGGCTCAGTGatgctgtacttaggcacagtggtgctttgagcaaAATGCTAaggtcagcatgctaacatgctcacaatgacaatgtgctgatgtttagcagatataatgtttaccatgttcaccttgttagtttagcatgttagcatgctaacgtttgctaattagcacaaagTACAGTtgaggctgatggaaatgtTATTAGTTCTACAGGTATTTGGTTATGAAACAAACTATTGGACAAGTCTGAATGTGATTTGCTGACCTGGACTGCACCCCTCCTCTGCATACAGCAGTATTATAGAATACTTCTGCAGTTCTATACAGCTGATTAGACAGCCCAGCACAGGATGGATCACCGTCACAGAGGCCCTCGCTGTCACCACGTGGCTGTCCTCGTacctaacacacacattaatttaTAATATGCACGTATATAGATAATGTATCATAACTGCAACAGCCACTTTACAGAATGTTCTTTCGTAGAATAGATTTCTTGAAGGATGAAGCAGGTGACAAAGTCCATGAAAAAACTAAAACCATCAATGGGTTTGTCTCAATCATTTCTGACTTCCCTGTCTTTGGCAAGAGCCCATTTGTTCCTCCTGAAGATAGAAAGAATGTTTCACAATAATAtactttaatttatttaaaggaAAGGCTAAATAATGAATAACTATAAATAGCTGGGctctgtagtttttagcaaaaaattaaaaataatttggaggcccccctgcattgactctgaggaccccctaggacCTCTTGTTGAAGATCCTTGCTCTACTGAGTATCTCCGGCTGCAAGATAGTGTATGTTGGATTGACTACAATGACCTACTTCGTTTTAATGAAGGAACATGCTggccagtgcaacagtgtggctcattgatggaCAACAATTGAGCCAtttggcacagaggaataagcatatcaggctttggatacaGAGACAATGGTAAGATCAATGCATTGTTGGTTTTcatcttttcatttaaaaaaatatcaccaaacatATCCTTTAAATTGGCTAATTGTAGCCTACCAAAAACTGAATAAGTTAACAAGATCCTACATCATTTCTGAGGCCCCTTGGCCCCTATggctaaaaagaaaacaaatgttcCAGTAAATGTACATTTATCAGTTTATCCATATTAGAAAAGCAACACCTATACAAAGTAATGCAATTTTGTCCATGCTCCTTTGTGAAGTTTTTGTTGAGATAGATGTGTCAATTCAAAGCGGTAACTTATGTAGATTGTGCTGTTGATGGACTGCATTTCAATGTACAGTTTTTGCCTTTATTGTGTCTGCTCATACATTCAGAGGCAGAGCACTGGTGTATCCCTGCAGCACCCACCTCTCTGCGCTGCGACAGTCCAGGATGAGAATATAGTAAGGATCATACAAGGCAGGCTGGCCTTCCTCTGCGCTCAGCAGGTTGTACACTTGCTGTGGGGTGATATAGCCTTTCTCTACACAAGCTGTTACTGGAACAGCAGGAACTAGCCCCTCCTCTGGCTCACACACTGCAGGCAGAAGAAATACAAagagtacagtgtgtgtgtgtgtagttatgtgtgcatacattttttgagaAGTAAAAATACTCCCTTTACCTTTGTTCTGAATAGGTATGATGGAGGAATGGTCACTGTCAGTACAATTGACCTCTCTGTCACAGATGCTGCTCACTGTTTGGGATGTGTTGACAGGCTCTCTGGAGGCCACTCTACAACTGTTGTTCActctaacacaaacacagagacacatgcacacagagaagTGTAATCTCAAGACTGATACAGCAACATTATAAGAGACTGAACACAAAACCAATTTAGGATGACTCACCAATGATCTGTTTTAGATTTttagtaaataaaaaaacgGCAGAACTCTTTACCTGGATAATACTACGCCCATCTCGTTTAAGTCATTTGGCAGATGCATCAGTTGTTCCCACCAGCCCTTCATTAGAAGAACATGCTACATCAAGAAACAAAGAGATAATGTTAAAACATGTTCTCTCAAAAAGCCCAACAGGAAGCAAAGGATGTGATGATTTGAAAAACCCACTATGCACTATTTGTTGTAGCTGTGATTCTTACTCAGCCCCGCTTCAGCCTTGCCCTTAATTTAGCTGGTAGTCTTGGAAACACAGTAACGGTTAAGTGCTCTAGAGTCTAGAGGGCCACATGGTAGCTGGCTGTGACAGGTGATGGAGGGGAGACCTGGATAGCAGCCTGGCTTCTCCCAAATTAACTCCCAATAATTGCAGTGTACATGGTAATTTGGTCCGGATAAGGTTTCATGTTTCTCTTAAAACCATACAAAGATGACGGTAGTATTCagacaacagagagaaaaaggaataaGGAAGGATACATAAAAGTACACATACTAGGGTACTTGCTACTCTAAGATATGAATGGTTAATAAACCTTTGCAAGAGCAAGTGTAATTTTGGGgttgaaaaaattgaaatgaCAAAT from Sander lucioperca isolate FBNREF2018 chromosome 15, SLUC_FBN_1.2, whole genome shotgun sequence includes the following:
- the LOC116051046 gene encoding probable rhodanese domain-containing dual specificity protein phosphatase — its product is MVGSVKATTDSPDLQRCFFQLSGLGMDPVILLGGFSAFHALYPFLCTPRMVLLEPERHTLTIYPSEILEEALYQGSASQASNFRIIKNLHITHVVNATANCPDAFPNTLCYLKLCLSDDAQQDLLKALPLASRFINSALMADPAGRVLVHCSMGRSRSSALTLAFLMEHRRWSLLHALRWLKDRRACTAPNINFLRQLLTYEELLFGSRLTSLNDIRR